GGGCCTGAATCCGGTCCAGGCTCAGGCCGCTCCCGGAAATGGCGCCGCGAAGCGCGGTGGCGAACGCCGTCGGCTCCTCGCTCATGCGATTTCCCACCCCCGGGACCGGCTACTCGTCGGTAACGATAGGGACAACATTAGCAGTGATCTGTAACGACTTCGGTTGGTAGCTCAGTGCTAACTTGTAGGCCAAACGGAGTAACCACGTACGGGTGAACGGCCCAGTACTGGTAACTGTGAATCATTGCCGGGGTGTCCGCCGCCGGGATTGCATGGCTGCCACGCAACCCAGGTCGGGAACGAGAAAGGCAGCTCATGGCGAACTCTCGGAAGCTTCGGCGCGGTACCACGGCAGGTGTCGCCGCCGCGGGCATCACGGCAGCGGTGGCCGCCTTCACCGCGGGCCCCGTGCAAGCGGCGGAAGGTCAGATCCTCGGCGCGAACGACGCGAACGCCGTCGCGGACAGCTACATCGTGGTGCTGAAGGGGACGGCGGCCGCGCAGGGCGACGTCAAGACGGCGGTGAGCACCCAGGCGCAGACGCTGGCTTTGCAGTATGGGGCCGAGGTCAGCCGGACCTACAGCTCCGCGCTCGAAGGCTTCTCGATCAAGGCCACCGCGGCCGAGGCCAAGAAGCTCGCGGCCGACTCCAAGGTCGCCTTCGTCTCGCAGAACAAGACGGTGCACGCCACCGAGACCCAGCAGAACCCGCCGTCGTGGGGCCTGGACCGGGTCGACCAGAAGGACCTCCCGCTGGACAAGGCCTACAACTACGACACCACCGCGGAGAACGTCACCGCGTACGTGGTCGACACCGGTGTGCTGGCCGACCACCCGACCTTCGAGGGCCGCGTGTCCGGTGGCAAGGACCTGATCGACAACGACGACGACGCCTCCGACGGCAACGGGCACGGCACGCACGTGGCCGGCACCATCGGCGGCAAGGAGTACGGCCTGGCCAAGGGCGTCAAGATCGTCCCGGTCCGGGTGCTGGACGACAACGGCAGCGGCACCACCGAGCAGGTCGTCGGCGGGATCGACTGGGTTGCCGAGAACGCCAGCGGCCCGTCCGTGGCGAACATGAGCCTCGGTGGCGGCGCCGACGAGGCGCTCGACGCCGCGGTCCAGGGTGCCATCGGCAAGGGCGTGACCTTCGCGGTGGCGGCGGGCAACGACTCGGCCGATGCGAGCGACTACTCGCCGGCTCGCGTCAAGGAAGCCATCACCGTGGCCTCCAGCGACGACCAGGACGCCCAGTCGACGTTCTCCAACTTCGGTGAGATCGTCGACATCTACGCCCCGGGCACGGACATCACCTCGTCCTGGAACGACGGTGCCGAGAAGACCATCAGCGGCACCTCGATGGCCACCCCGCACGTGGTGGGTGCCGCGGCGCTGTACCTGGCGGCCAACGAGTCGGCCACCCCGGCCGACGTGGCCGAGGCGCTGACCGGCGCGGCCACCCCGGACAAGATCACCAACCCGGGTTCGGGCACCCCGAACAAGCTGCTCTACACCGGTAAGTGAGCTTGAGCTGACCATCGAGCGGGGCCCGGCGTTCGCGCCGGGCCCCGCTTGTTACTTGCTAGTACGGTGTGGGCATGACCGTGCGGAAGAGGATCGTGATCACCGGGGCCAGCTCCGGTCTCGGTGAGGGCATGGCCCGCCAGTTCGCCGCTCGCGGGCGTGACCTGGCGTTGTGCGCGCGCCGGACCGACCGCCTGGACGCACTGGCCGCCGAGCTGCGGGCGGCGCACGGGGTGACCGTGCTGACCAGGGCGCTGG
The genomic region above belongs to Amycolatopsis sp. YIM 10 and contains:
- a CDS encoding S8 family peptidase, whose protein sequence is MANSRKLRRGTTAGVAAAGITAAVAAFTAGPVQAAEGQILGANDANAVADSYIVVLKGTAAAQGDVKTAVSTQAQTLALQYGAEVSRTYSSALEGFSIKATAAEAKKLAADSKVAFVSQNKTVHATETQQNPPSWGLDRVDQKDLPLDKAYNYDTTAENVTAYVVDTGVLADHPTFEGRVSGGKDLIDNDDDASDGNGHGTHVAGTIGGKEYGLAKGVKIVPVRVLDDNGSGTTEQVVGGIDWVAENASGPSVANMSLGGGADEALDAAVQGAIGKGVTFAVAAGNDSADASDYSPARVKEAITVASSDDQDAQSTFSNFGEIVDIYAPGTDITSSWNDGAEKTISGTSMATPHVVGAAALYLAANESATPADVAEALTGAATPDKITNPGSGTPNKLLYTGK